In the genome of Anomalospiza imberbis isolate Cuckoo-Finch-1a 21T00152 chromosome 27, ASM3175350v1, whole genome shotgun sequence, one region contains:
- the LOC137463067 gene encoding GRAM domain-containing protein 2A-like yields MPGKLRRSRREVLGEKHWRSLEERGSAQLEQPKLTRSRTYESSCKETEQAAAGRQGPPSPSPSKQDSSYRRAFGELAEQDVLLGCFSCAWQREMPYHGRLYVSSHHICFHSNLLLKDIKAVVPVASVSALKKTNTALLVPNAISIRTAKGEKFLFVSLRQREATYQLLRSVCKHLQDSGQSSRDSVSCEETLGKSQISSQSALEQSTPEPNSLQEVPDEPNPRSRQAEDEDGEVALLVPHSSEGVPSAETRGLWGGPHTVLWAWATALWARINPQLSSLNIIIIIYLLLMVALLLSSGYIGLRIAELEQQLSFVGVGPDLNLSQQ; encoded by the exons ATGCCGGGGAAGCTGAGGCGCAGCAGGCGGGAGGTACTGGGGGAGAAGCACTGGCGGAGCCTGGAGGAGAGGGGaagtgcccagctggagcagcccaagctCACCAG ATCCAGAACCTATGAGTCCTCCTGCAAGGAGACAGAGCAGGCGGCCGCGGGCAGGCAGGGACCCCCATCCCCCTCG CCGAGCAAGCAGGACAGTAGCTATCGCCGGGCCTTTGGGGAGCTCGCCGAGCAGGAcgtgctgctgggctgcttcTCGTGCGCCTGGCAGAGAGAAATGCCCTACCATGGCCGCCTCTACGTGTCCTCTCACCACATCTGCTTCCACTCCAACCTCCTGCTCAAGGACatcaag GCCGTGGTCCCTGTCGCCTCCGTCTCAGCCCTCAAAAAGACCAACACGGCGCTGCTGGTGCCCAACGCAATCAGCATCCGCACGGCCAAGGGGGAAAAG TTCCTCTTTGTGTCGCTGCGCCAGCGAGAGGCCACGTACCAGCTCCTGAGGTCGGTGTGCAAACACCTGCAG GACAGCGGCCAGAGCTCCCGAGACTCAGTGAGCTGTGAGGAAACCCTTGGGAAGTCTCAG ATCTCGAGCCAAtcagccctggagcagagcaccCCGGAGCCCAACAGCCTCCAGGAAGTCCCGG ATGAGCCAAACCCAAGATCAAGGCAAGCGGAGGACGAGGATGGCGAGGTGGCCCTGCTGGTTCCCCACAGCAGCGAAGGGGTGCCCTCAGCAGAGACACGTGGCCTCTGGG GGGGACCCCACACTGTGCTCTGGGCCTGGGCCACTGCACTTTGGGCCCGGATAAACCCCCAGCTGAGTTCTCTcaacatcatcatcatcatctacCTGCTGCT CATGGTGGCCTTGCTGCTGTCCTCGGGGTACATCGGCCTGCGCATCgcggagctggagcagcagctgtccttCGTGGGGGTTGGGCCAGACCTCAACCTGTCACAGCAGTGA